A genomic window from Streptomyces sp. NBC_00234 includes:
- a CDS encoding C40 family peptidase — protein MASHRRPKQPSRTRVTVLTATAAAAVALTSQAAHAEPKPTKNEVKAKVDKLYHEAEAATEKYNGAKEQQDKLKKQVDAIQDKVARGQDELNTLRGELGSLATAQYRSGGIDPSVQLFLASDPDSFLDKASALDQLTAKQTESLTKIQAKQRTLAQQRKEAQEKLGDLADVRKALGENKKKFQGKLADAQQLLNTLTEAEREKMRQEEVRASRASSDRVSLGNEVPASALGQAALQAASTQQGKPYVSGGTGPNSYDCSGLTQWAYAQAGLQITRTTYTQINDGARIGRSALKPGDLVFFNNTSHVGLYAGNNQILHAPKPGAVVRYESMDYMGTFQFGVRPA, from the coding sequence GTGGCGTCCCACCGTCGTCCCAAGCAGCCGAGCCGCACCCGCGTGACCGTGCTCACCGCTACCGCCGCAGCGGCCGTGGCCCTGACCTCCCAGGCCGCGCACGCCGAGCCCAAGCCGACCAAGAACGAGGTCAAGGCGAAGGTCGACAAGCTCTACCACGAGGCGGAAGCGGCCACCGAGAAGTACAACGGGGCCAAGGAGCAGCAGGACAAGCTCAAGAAGCAGGTCGACGCGATCCAGGACAAGGTCGCCCGCGGCCAGGACGAGCTGAACACCCTGCGCGGCGAGCTCGGTTCGCTCGCCACCGCGCAGTACCGCTCCGGTGGGATCGACCCGTCCGTCCAGCTCTTCCTCGCTTCGGACCCGGACAGCTTCCTCGACAAGGCGTCGGCGCTCGACCAGCTGACGGCCAAGCAGACCGAGTCGCTCACGAAGATCCAGGCGAAGCAGCGCACGCTCGCGCAGCAGCGCAAGGAGGCCCAGGAGAAGCTGGGCGACCTCGCCGACGTGCGCAAGGCCCTCGGTGAGAACAAGAAGAAGTTCCAGGGCAAGCTCGCCGACGCGCAGCAGCTGCTCAACACCCTGACCGAGGCCGAGCGCGAGAAGATGCGCCAGGAAGAGGTCCGCGCCAGCCGGGCGTCGAGCGACCGCGTCAGCCTCGGCAACGAGGTCCCCGCGTCCGCACTCGGCCAGGCCGCCCTCCAGGCCGCCTCCACGCAGCAGGGCAAGCCGTACGTCTCCGGCGGCACCGGCCCCAACTCGTACGACTGCTCCGGTCTGACCCAGTGGGCCTACGCCCAGGCGGGCCTCCAGATCACCCGCACCACGTACACCCAGATCAACGACGGTGCCCGGATCGGGCGCAGCGCGCTGAAGCCGGGCGACCTGGTGTTCTTCAACAACACCTCGCACGTGGGTCTGTACGCGGGCAACAACCAGATCCTGCACGCCCCGAAGCCGGGCGCCGTGGTCCGTTACGAGTCGATGGACTACATGGGCACCTTCCAGTTCGGCGTCCGCCCCGCCTGA
- a CDS encoding rhomboid family intramembrane serine protease translates to MIDWREVDWRDKARKVRGVAAADGAPVTYGLIALCCAVFLISPLSGFNPSYGTADQLLAAQAAYFERWGVIPSELWEGSARALLTPLTALFVHGSWLHLLGNMLFLYVFGAMAEERMGHLGFAFFYLSCGYVALLVYAAAHAESDQTLVGASGAISAVLGAFLCLFPKARVTSIFPFLFFLPLRFPAWIVLVFWFILQWLAAQSVGNSPGVAYLAHVAGFAAGFLYAWVCYRRGARVKSPATATEGESQP, encoded by the coding sequence ATGATCGATTGGCGGGAAGTCGATTGGCGGGACAAGGCGAGGAAAGTCCGGGGCGTGGCCGCGGCGGACGGAGCGCCCGTCACCTACGGACTCATCGCGCTGTGCTGCGCCGTCTTCCTGATCAGCCCGCTGTCGGGGTTCAACCCCTCCTACGGAACCGCCGACCAGCTGCTCGCGGCGCAGGCCGCCTACTTCGAACGGTGGGGCGTGATCCCCAGCGAACTGTGGGAGGGCTCGGCACGCGCGCTACTCACCCCGCTCACCGCCCTGTTCGTGCACGGCAGCTGGCTGCATCTCCTCGGCAACATGCTGTTCCTGTACGTGTTCGGGGCGATGGCCGAGGAACGCATGGGCCACCTCGGGTTCGCGTTCTTCTACCTCAGCTGCGGCTACGTGGCCCTGCTCGTCTACGCGGCGGCGCACGCCGAGTCCGACCAGACCCTGGTGGGCGCGTCGGGCGCGATCTCCGCCGTGCTCGGCGCGTTCCTCTGCCTCTTCCCCAAGGCCCGGGTCACGAGCATCTTCCCGTTCCTCTTCTTCCTGCCGCTGCGCTTCCCCGCCTGGATCGTGCTGGTCTTCTGGTTCATCCTTCAGTGGCTCGCGGCGCAGAGTGTGGGGAACAGCCCGGGCGTGGCGTATCTCGCGCACGTGGCGGGCTTCGCCGCCGGGTTCCTCTACGCCTGGGTGTGCTACCGCCGTGGGGCTAGAGTGAAGTCTCCAGCCACGGCCACCGAGGGAGAAAGCCAGCCGTGA
- a CDS encoding Lrp/AsnC family transcriptional regulator, with protein MITAIVLIKTSVDRIPEIAEAIAALDSVSEVFSVTGTYDLIAMVRVAKHDDLADVIPGRISKIPGVEGTDTHVAFRTYSQHDLEAAFAIGLDA; from the coding sequence GTGATCACCGCGATCGTGCTCATCAAGACCAGCGTGGACCGGATTCCGGAGATCGCCGAGGCCATTGCCGCGCTGGACAGTGTCAGCGAGGTCTTCTCCGTCACCGGTACGTACGACCTGATCGCCATGGTCCGCGTGGCCAAGCACGACGACCTCGCCGATGTCATCCCCGGCCGGATCAGCAAGATCCCGGGCGTCGAGGGGACGGACACGCACGTGGCGTTCCGTACGTACTCGCAGCACGACCTCGAAGCGGCCTTCGCGATCGGTCTCGACGCCTAG
- a CDS encoding aminotransferase class V-fold PLP-dependent enzyme: protein MSVSAAALDQSVCAPLPVLGKDVTVPLVTGGEVTYAALDYAASAPALQRVWDDVAAYAPYYGSVHRGAGYLSQLSTDLFESSRATVAEFLGCRADDQVIFTRSTTDSLNLLAAAIPADCEVFVYETEHHASLLPWRDARVTYLNAPRTPAQAVETLERALAGRDPYGPALVCVTGASNVTGELWPVRELAAAAHAHGARIVLDAAQLAPHHPVDIAELDVDWVAFSGHKLYAPFGSGVLAGRADWLQDAEPYLAGGGASRKVARRADGGVDVEWHTTAARHEAGSPNVIGVYSIASACKALTEAGFDSLVAREQRLVSAVRAGLAEVPEVRVLSLFGDDAPRVGVISFVVEGWNSSHFAAALSAEYGIGVRDGLFCAHPLVRTLLGSDPQDPGECGAPEAGPGERSLNAIRVSFGAGTPDEHVERFVRAVKELVSEGAQWKYRTEDGRCVPDRGTAQV, encoded by the coding sequence ATGTCTGTCTCCGCCGCTGCCCTCGACCAGTCCGTTTGTGCCCCGCTGCCGGTTCTGGGCAAGGACGTCACCGTTCCGCTCGTTACCGGTGGCGAAGTCACGTATGCCGCCCTCGACTACGCGGCCAGCGCCCCGGCGCTCCAGCGGGTGTGGGACGACGTCGCCGCGTACGCCCCGTACTACGGCAGCGTCCACCGGGGCGCCGGGTACCTCTCGCAGCTCTCCACGGACCTCTTCGAGAGCAGCCGCGCGACGGTCGCGGAGTTCCTCGGCTGCCGGGCCGACGACCAGGTGATCTTCACCCGCTCGACGACCGACTCCCTCAACCTCCTCGCCGCCGCGATCCCCGCGGACTGCGAGGTGTTCGTCTACGAGACCGAGCACCACGCCTCGCTGCTGCCGTGGCGCGACGCCCGCGTGACCTACCTCAATGCTCCCCGCACCCCGGCGCAGGCCGTCGAGACCCTGGAGCGCGCGCTCGCCGGACGCGACCCCTACGGGCCCGCACTGGTCTGTGTCACCGGCGCCTCCAACGTCACCGGCGAGCTGTGGCCGGTCAGGGAACTGGCCGCCGCCGCCCACGCCCACGGCGCGCGCATCGTGCTGGACGCCGCGCAGCTCGCCCCCCACCACCCGGTGGACATCGCGGAGCTGGACGTCGACTGGGTCGCCTTCTCCGGACACAAGCTGTACGCCCCCTTCGGCTCCGGAGTCCTCGCGGGCCGCGCCGACTGGCTCCAGGACGCGGAGCCGTACCTGGCCGGCGGCGGGGCCTCGCGCAAGGTCGCCCGGCGCGCGGACGGCGGCGTGGACGTGGAGTGGCACACCACCGCGGCCCGCCACGAGGCCGGTTCGCCCAACGTCATCGGCGTCTACTCGATCGCCTCCGCCTGCAAGGCGCTGACCGAGGCGGGCTTCGACAGCCTCGTCGCCCGCGAGCAGCGCCTCGTCTCCGCGGTCCGTGCCGGACTCGCCGAGGTTCCCGAGGTCAGGGTGCTCTCGCTGTTCGGCGACGACGCCCCGAGGGTCGGCGTGATCTCCTTCGTCGTCGAGGGCTGGAACAGCTCGCACTTCGCCGCGGCGCTCTCCGCGGAGTACGGCATCGGCGTCCGCGACGGACTGTTCTGCGCCCACCCGCTGGTGCGGACCCTGCTGGGCAGCGACCCGCAGGACCCGGGCGAGTGCGGCGCCCCGGAGGCCGGCCCGGGCGAGCGGTCCCTCAACGCGATCCGGGTCAGCTTCGGGGCCGGTACGCCGGACGAGCACGTCGAGCGCTTCGTCCGGGCGGTGAAGGAGCTGGTCAGCGAGGGCGCCCAGTGGAAGTACCGCACGGAGGACGGCCGCTGCGTCCCGGACCGCGGAACGGCTCAGGTCTGA
- the qcrB gene encoding cytochrome bc1 complex cytochrome b subunit, protein MSTATDTKRKAPAGERVADWADGRLGIYGLAKANMRKIFPDHWSFMLGEIALYSFIVIILTGVYLTLFFHPSMNEVVYHGSYEPLQGIRMSEAYASTLHISFDVRGGLLVRQIHHWGALIFLAAMFVHMMRVFFTGAFRKPREVNWLFGFLLFVLGMFTGFTGYSLPDDLLSGTGVRFMQGAVLSVPVVGTYLSMFLFGGEFPGVDFVARFYSVHILLLPGIMLGLVVGHLILVFYHKHTQFAGPGKTNKNVVGMPLLPVYMAKAGGFFFLVFGVIAIVSAVASINPIWAIGPYRIDQVSTGAQPDWYMGFSEGLIRVMPGWEINAWGHTLVLGVFIPLMIFPLVLVAIAVYPFIESWVTRDKREHHILDRPRNVPTRTAFGVAWITWYFVLLVGGGNDLWATHFHLSINAITWFVRIAFFVAPVIAFIVTKRICLGLQRRDKDKVLHGRESGIIKRLPHGEFVEIHEPLSPGQLHTLTAHEQYKPAEIGPAVDENGVKRKISPLEKLRAKLSKGYYGEDNQIAKPTAEEYKEITSGHGHH, encoded by the coding sequence ATGAGTACTGCGACAGACACGAAGCGCAAGGCGCCCGCCGGTGAGCGGGTAGCCGACTGGGCCGACGGCCGACTGGGCATCTACGGCCTGGCCAAGGCCAACATGCGCAAGATCTTCCCGGACCACTGGTCCTTCATGCTCGGGGAGATCGCCCTCTACAGCTTCATCGTCATCATCCTCACGGGTGTGTACCTGACGCTGTTCTTCCACCCGAGCATGAACGAGGTCGTGTACCACGGCTCCTACGAGCCGTTGCAGGGCATCCGGATGTCCGAGGCGTACGCCTCGACACTCCACATCAGCTTCGACGTCCGCGGTGGTCTGCTCGTCCGGCAGATCCACCACTGGGGCGCGCTGATCTTCCTGGCCGCGATGTTCGTGCACATGATGCGCGTCTTCTTCACGGGTGCGTTCCGCAAGCCCCGTGAGGTCAACTGGCTGTTCGGCTTCCTGCTGTTCGTCCTGGGCATGTTCACCGGGTTCACCGGCTACTCGCTCCCGGACGACCTGCTGTCGGGCACCGGTGTCCGCTTCATGCAGGGCGCGGTCCTGTCCGTGCCGGTCGTCGGCACGTACCTCTCGATGTTCCTGTTCGGCGGGGAGTTCCCGGGCGTCGACTTCGTCGCACGGTTCTACTCGGTCCACATTCTGCTGCTGCCGGGCATCATGCTCGGGCTGGTGGTCGGCCACCTGATCCTGGTCTTCTACCACAAGCACACGCAGTTCGCGGGTCCCGGCAAGACCAACAAGAACGTCGTCGGCATGCCGCTGCTGCCGGTGTACATGGCGAAGGCCGGAGGCTTCTTCTTCCTGGTCTTCGGTGTCATCGCCATCGTGTCGGCCGTCGCCTCGATCAACCCGATCTGGGCCATCGGTCCGTACCGCATCGACCAGGTGTCGACCGGTGCCCAGCCCGACTGGTACATGGGCTTCTCCGAGGGCCTGATCCGAGTGATGCCGGGCTGGGAGATCAACGCGTGGGGTCACACCCTCGTCCTGGGTGTGTTCATCCCGCTGATGATCTTCCCGCTGGTCCTGGTCGCGATCGCGGTCTATCCGTTCATCGAGTCCTGGGTCACCCGCGACAAGCGCGAGCACCACATCCTGGACCGCCCGCGCAACGTGCCCACCCGCACGGCGTTCGGTGTCGCCTGGATCACCTGGTACTTCGTGCTGCTCGTCGGTGGTGGCAACGACCTGTGGGCCACGCACTTCCACCTGTCGATCAACGCCATCACCTGGTTCGTGCGGATCGCGTTCTTCGTGGCTCCGGTCATCGCGTTCATCGTGACGAAGCGCATCTGCCTCGGCCTCCAGCGCCGCGACAAGGACAAGGTGCTGCACGGACGCGAGTCCGGCATCATCAAGCGCCTGCCGCACGGTGAGTTCGTCGAGATCCACGAGCCGCTCAGCCCCGGTCAGCTGCACACGCTCACCGCGCACGAGCAGTACAAGCCGGCCGAGATCGGCCCGGCGGTCGACGAGAACGGCGTCAAGCGCAAGATCTCTCCCCTGGAGAAGCTGCGCGCCAAGCTCAGCAAGGGCTACTACGGCGAGGACAACCAGATCGCCAAGCCCACTGCCGAGGAGTACAAGGAGATCACCAGCGGCCACGGCCACCACTGA
- the qcrA gene encoding cytochrome bc1 complex Rieske iron-sulfur subunit, giving the protein MSSQEIPEEILPVEQDTAHGAVKVADDPFADPGLPAHKPRIQDIDERAARRSERAVAFMFTLSMLATVAFIASYVIFPVDKIVFIWPFGHVSALNFSLGLTLGVALFCIGAGAVHWARTLMSDVETAAERHPIEAEPEVKAQVLADFAAGAAESAIGRRKLIRNTMFGALALVPLSGVMLLRDLGPLPEKKLRNTMWAKGKQLINMNTMEPLRPEDIIVGSLTFAMPEGLEEDAHDFQTQMGKAALMIVRIEPDDIKNKREREWAHEGIVAFSKICTHVGCPISLYEQQTHHVLCPCHQSTFDLSDGARVIFGPAGHPLPQLRIGVNTEGNLEALGDFEEPVGAAFWERG; this is encoded by the coding sequence ATGAGTAGCCAAGAGATTCCAGAAGAGATCCTGCCGGTCGAGCAGGACACCGCGCACGGCGCGGTAAAGGTGGCGGACGATCCGTTCGCCGACCCGGGGCTGCCGGCCCACAAGCCGCGCATCCAGGACATCGATGAGCGGGCCGCGAGGCGCTCCGAGCGCGCGGTCGCGTTCATGTTCACGCTGTCCATGCTGGCGACGGTCGCGTTCATCGCGTCCTACGTCATCTTCCCGGTCGACAAGATCGTCTTCATCTGGCCGTTCGGTCACGTGAGCGCGCTGAACTTCTCCCTGGGTCTGACCCTGGGTGTGGCGCTCTTCTGCATCGGCGCGGGCGCCGTCCACTGGGCGCGCACCCTGATGTCGGACGTGGAGACAGCCGCCGAGCGTCACCCGATCGAGGCCGAGCCCGAGGTCAAGGCGCAGGTTCTCGCGGACTTCGCGGCGGGTGCCGCCGAGTCCGCGATCGGTCGGCGCAAGCTGATCCGCAACACCATGTTCGGTGCGCTGGCCCTGGTGCCGCTCTCCGGTGTGATGCTGCTGCGCGACCTCGGTCCGCTGCCCGAGAAGAAGCTCCGCAACACCATGTGGGCCAAGGGCAAGCAGCTCATCAACATGAACACGATGGAGCCGCTGCGCCCCGAGGACATCATCGTCGGTTCGCTCACCTTCGCCATGCCCGAGGGCCTGGAGGAGGACGCGCACGACTTCCAGACGCAGATGGGCAAGGCCGCCCTGATGATCGTCCGCATCGAGCCGGACGACATCAAGAACAAGCGTGAGCGCGAGTGGGCCCACGAGGGCATCGTGGCCTTCTCGAAGATCTGCACCCACGTCGGCTGCCCGATCAGCCTGTACGAGCAGCAGACGCACCACGTCCTCTGCCCGTGCCACCAGTCCACCTTCGACCTCTCCGACGGCGCCCGCGTCATCTTCGGTCCGGCCGGTCACCCGCTTCCGCAGCTGCGGATCGGCGTGAACACTGAGGGCAACCTCGAGGCGCTGGGTGACTTCGAAGAGCCCGTCGGTGCTGCATTCTGGGAGCGCGGATGA
- the qcrC gene encoding cytochrome bc1 complex diheme cytochrome c subunit, with amino-acid sequence MKKLSARRRHPLAAVVVLLLALAATGGLYAAFAPAGKAQADETAQSLAIDEGKKLYSVGCASCHGTGGQGTTDGPSLVGVGSAAVDFQVATGRMPAQQPGAQVPKKKAIYTQAEIDQLAAYVASLGAGPITPTDKQVSPEGADIAKGGDLFRTNCAQCHNFTGEGGALTHGKYAPNLADVDPKHIYEAMQTGPQSMPSFPDTTMPEQQKRDIIAYVQTVNGDDSASPGGLKLGGLGPVSEGLFGWIAGLGALIAVAVWVAAHTAKAKKS; translated from the coding sequence GTGAAAAAGCTCTCCGCACGACGACGCCATCCGCTGGCGGCGGTCGTCGTACTACTCCTCGCGCTGGCGGCTACCGGGGGGCTGTACGCCGCTTTTGCGCCTGCGGGTAAGGCGCAGGCAGACGAAACCGCCCAGTCCCTCGCTATCGACGAGGGCAAGAAGCTCTACTCCGTAGGCTGCGCCAGCTGCCACGGAACCGGCGGTCAGGGCACCACCGACGGGCCGTCCCTCGTGGGCGTGGGCTCCGCCGCCGTCGACTTCCAGGTCGCTACGGGCCGTATGCCGGCACAGCAGCCGGGCGCCCAGGTGCCGAAGAAGAAGGCCATCTACACCCAGGCGGAGATCGACCAGCTCGCGGCGTACGTCGCGTCGCTCGGCGCGGGTCCGATCACGCCGACCGACAAGCAGGTCAGCCCCGAGGGCGCGGACATCGCCAAGGGTGGCGACCTGTTCCGTACCAACTGCGCCCAGTGCCACAACTTCACCGGTGAGGGCGGCGCGCTGACGCACGGCAAGTACGCCCCGAACCTCGCAGACGTGGACCCGAAGCACATCTACGAGGCCATGCAGACCGGCCCGCAGAGCATGCCGTCCTTCCCCGACACGACGATGCCCGAGCAGCAGAAGCGGGACATCATCGCGTACGTCCAGACCGTGAACGGTGACGACTCCGCCAGCCCCGGTGGGCTGAAGCTGGGCGGCCTCGGACCGGTCAGTGAGGGTCTGTTCGGCTGGATCGCCGGGCTCGGCGCACTGATCGCCGTTGCCGTTTGGGTCGCGGCCCACACCGCTAAGGCCAAGAAGTCATGA
- a CDS encoding NYN domain-containing protein has protein sequence MEQPTHGAEPADVAEGAVEALDRPLPEGVRRRVIALVSDAFGGLTVGELPTQLRQYARFTPTRRAKFAGNAMAAALESEPAFRRRIGERLSQAQPELAATLGAGAPPAAADPVDVAAAAYVLRPAGWVKLVEAAGEEVQRADAERADEETRRELERLREELAQARSQTRSETERLRAELDAARKEAESLQRKLRSALSEVKRSEAALRRGGAEADTVRAEAAVQISAAESESRRLKARLGEAEASVEASRKAAREGRSVEDMRLRLLLDTVLDAAQGLRRELALPPSSIRPADSVEAVEPGRMSPKDIAARALSETDPALLDQLLALPQAHLIVDGYNVTKTGYPQMPLEKQRLRLLGGLSVLAAQTGAEMTCVFDGAELAAPVLLAPPRGVRVLFSKAGVTADELIRQLARAEPPGRPVVVVSTDREVADGVAKAGARPVTSALLLKRLSRV, from the coding sequence GTGGAGCAGCCGACTCACGGCGCCGAACCGGCCGATGTGGCCGAGGGCGCCGTCGAGGCACTCGACCGTCCGCTGCCCGAGGGAGTGCGACGGCGGGTCATCGCGCTGGTCTCGGACGCGTTCGGCGGCCTGACCGTCGGCGAACTTCCCACCCAGCTCAGGCAGTACGCCCGTTTCACCCCGACCCGGCGCGCCAAGTTCGCCGGGAACGCGATGGCGGCTGCCCTGGAGAGCGAGCCGGCGTTCCGTCGGCGCATCGGTGAGCGGCTCTCCCAGGCCCAGCCCGAGCTGGCCGCCACGCTGGGGGCCGGCGCCCCGCCCGCCGCCGCCGATCCCGTCGACGTGGCCGCCGCGGCTTATGTGCTGCGGCCGGCCGGCTGGGTGAAGCTCGTCGAGGCCGCCGGTGAAGAGGTCCAGCGGGCCGACGCCGAGCGGGCCGACGAGGAGACCCGGCGCGAACTGGAGCGGCTGCGCGAGGAGCTGGCCCAGGCCCGCAGCCAGACCAGGAGCGAGACCGAGCGGCTGCGTGCCGAACTCGACGCCGCCCGCAAGGAGGCGGAATCGCTCCAGCGCAAACTCCGCAGCGCCCTCAGCGAGGTGAAGCGCAGCGAGGCGGCCCTGCGCCGCGGTGGCGCCGAGGCCGACACCGTACGGGCGGAGGCGGCGGTCCAGATCTCGGCCGCCGAGAGCGAGTCCCGGCGGCTGAAGGCGCGACTCGGTGAGGCGGAGGCTTCCGTCGAGGCGAGCCGGAAGGCGGCGAGGGAAGGGCGCTCGGTCGAGGACATGCGGCTGCGGCTGCTGCTCGACACCGTGCTCGACGCGGCGCAGGGGCTGCGCCGCGAACTCGCCCTGCCGCCCTCGTCGATCCGTCCCGCGGACAGTGTCGAGGCGGTCGAGCCCGGCCGGATGTCTCCCAAGGACATTGCCGCCAGGGCCCTTTCGGAGACCGATCCGGCCCTGCTCGACCAGCTGCTCGCGCTGCCGCAGGCGCACCTGATCGTCGACGGCTACAACGTCACCAAGACCGGCTATCCGCAGATGCCGCTGGAGAAGCAGCGGTTGAGGCTGCTGGGCGGTCTCTCGGTGCTGGCCGCGCAGACCGGGGCCGAGATGACCTGCGTGTTCGACGGGGCCGAGCTGGCCGCTCCGGTCCTGCTCGCGCCGCCGCGCGGAGTGCGCGTGCTGTTCAGCAAGGCGGGCGTGACCGCCGACGAGCTGATCCGGCAACTGGCCCGCGCGGAACCGCCCGGCCGGCCCGTCGTGGTGGTCTCCACCGACCGTGAAGTGGCCGACGGAGTGGCGAAGGCGGGTGCCAGGCCCGTGACGTCCGCCTTGCTCCTGAAGCGGCTTTCGCGCGTCTGA
- the trpD gene encoding anthranilate phosphoribosyltransferase, whose amino-acid sequence MNVVTPDGGDSVAARSWPGVLNPLLRGEDLSSDDTAWAMDRIMSGEATDAQIAGFAVALRAKGETVDEVTGLVRTMYAHANTIHVPGRTVDIVGTGGDLAKTVNISTMSAIVIAGAGAKVVKHGNRAASSASGASDVLEKLGVNLELTPQRVVQVAEEAGITFCFAVKFHPALRYAAKARKELGAQTTFNILGPLTNPAQVRAQAVGVADLRMAPIVAGVLADRGNSALVFRGDDGLDELTTTATSRVWVVRDGAVREEAFDPREVGLELVPVEALRGADASYNADVARRLLDGETGPVRDAVLLNTAAALVALDGGPGTLNEQIAAGIARARESVDSGAAKRVLERWVAASNA is encoded by the coding sequence ATGAACGTTGTGACCCCGGACGGCGGCGACAGCGTGGCGGCTCGTTCCTGGCCGGGCGTGCTGAACCCCCTGCTGCGCGGCGAGGACCTGAGCTCGGACGACACCGCGTGGGCGATGGATCGCATCATGAGCGGCGAGGCGACCGACGCGCAGATCGCCGGTTTCGCCGTCGCGCTGCGCGCCAAGGGCGAGACGGTCGACGAGGTCACCGGACTCGTACGGACGATGTACGCGCACGCCAACACCATCCACGTGCCGGGCCGTACGGTCGACATCGTGGGCACCGGTGGCGACCTGGCCAAGACGGTCAACATCTCCACCATGTCGGCGATCGTCATCGCGGGTGCCGGCGCCAAGGTCGTCAAGCACGGCAACCGCGCCGCCTCGTCGGCGAGCGGGGCGTCCGACGTCCTGGAGAAGCTCGGCGTCAACCTCGAACTCACCCCGCAGCGGGTCGTCCAGGTCGCGGAGGAGGCGGGCATCACCTTCTGCTTCGCCGTGAAGTTCCACCCCGCGCTGCGGTACGCGGCCAAGGCCCGCAAGGAGCTCGGCGCGCAGACCACGTTCAACATCCTGGGCCCGCTCACCAACCCGGCCCAGGTGCGCGCCCAGGCCGTCGGAGTCGCCGACCTCCGGATGGCGCCCATCGTGGCGGGCGTGCTCGCCGACCGCGGCAACTCCGCCCTGGTCTTCCGCGGTGACGACGGCCTCGACGAGCTGACCACCACGGCGACTTCACGGGTCTGGGTGGTCCGGGACGGCGCGGTACGCGAGGAGGCGTTCGACCCGCGCGAGGTCGGCCTGGAGCTGGTGCCGGTGGAGGCCCTGCGCGGCGCCGACGCCTCGTACAACGCGGATGTCGCCCGCAGGCTGCTGGACGGCGAGACCGGCCCGGTACGCGACGCCGTCCTGCTCAACACCGCGGCGGCGCTGGTCGCCCTGGACGGCGGGCCTGGCACGCTGAACGAGCAGATCGCCGCCGGTATCGCCCGGGCCCGGGAGTCCGTCGACTCCGGTGCCGCCAAGCGGGTGCTGGAGCGCTGGGTGGCTGCCAGCAACGCCTGA